In the Streptomyces sp. WMMC940 genome, GAGCGAGCGTTCCCGTTTCCCCGAGCCCCGGCTGGAACTGATTCCGGCTCCGGTACGGGTGTCCGCCTCGCTGCCGGGCGGTGGCACCGGGTGCGTCATCGACGCGGAGACCGGGTTCGAGGCGCACCCCGGCACCGAGCGGGTCGCCGGGTGGCTGCGTGCGACCGTCGGTGCGGCCACCGGCCACCCGTTCCCGCCGCACACGGGCAGCGGCAACCGTGTCCTGCTGCGCGTCGTCCCCTGGCTCGCCGAAGAACTCGGCAGCCCCGAGGCGTACCGCTTCACGGCGGACGGTCTCGTGGTCGCCATCGACGGAGCGAGCGAGGCGGGGGTGTTCTGGGGGGCCCAGACGTTCCGCCAGTTGCTCGGCCCGGACGCCTTCCGGCGTGCTCCCGTGACCGGGAGGCGGGAGTGGGAGGTGCCCGCCGTCACCATCCACGACGCACCGCGCTTCCGCTGGCGCGGTCTGATGCTCGACGTGGCCCGGCACTTCCGCCCCAAAGAGGACGTCCTGCGGATGCTGGACCTGCTCGCGGCCCACAAGCTCAACACGTTCCACTTCCATCTCACCGACGACCAGGGCTGGCGCATCGAGATCAGGCGCCGTCCGCGCCTCACCGGGGTCGGCGCCTGGCGTTCCCGCACGAAGTGGGGACACCGCGCGTCCGCGCTCTGGGACGAGACACCGCACGGCGGTTACTACTCCCAGGACGACATCCGCGAGATCGTCGCCTACGCCGCCGAGCGCCACATCACGGTCGTTCCGGAGATCGACGTCCCCGGCCACTCGCAGGCCGCCGTCGCCGCGTACCCGGAGCTCGGCAACACCGACGTCGTCGACACCACCGCTCTGTCCGTGTGGGACAGCTGGGGCGTCAGCCCGAACGTCCTCGCCCCCACCGAGACCACCCTCCGCTTCTACGAAGGGGTCTTCGAGGAGGTCCTGGAGCTCTTCCCCGCCTCCGTCTCCCCGTTCGTCCACATCGGGGGCGACGAGTGCCCCAGGGACCAGTGGCAGGCGTCCCCGGCCGCCCGGGCCCGCATGGCGGAGCTGGGCCTCGCGGGCGAGGACGAACTCCAGTCCTGGTTCGTCCGGCACTTCGACCGCTGGCTCGCCGACCGCGGCCGCCGGCTCGTCGGCTGGGACGAGATCCTGGAGGGCGGGACCGCGGAACGGGGCCTCACCCCGGGCGCCGTGGTGTCCTCCTGGCGCGGCTACGCGGGCGGGATCGCCGCCGCACACGCGGGCCACGACGTGGTCATGTGCCCCGAGCAGCAGGTGTATCTCGACCACCGGCAGGCCGCCGGGGAGGACGAGCCGATGCCCATCGGGTACGTGCGCACGCTGGAGGACGTCTTCCGCTTCGAGCCGGTTCCGCCGGAGCTCGCCGGGACGCCCGGGACCGCTCGGGTCCTCGGCGCCCAGGCCAACGTCTGGACCGAGGTGATGCAGGACCGTTCACGCGTCGACTACCAGGTCTTCCCGCGCCTCGCGGCCTTCGCGGAGGTCGTCTGGTCCGACCTGCCCGTCCCCGCCGACCGGGACTTCGCGGACTTCGAGCGGCGCATGTCCGTCCACTACGCCCGGCTTGACGCGCTCGGCGTCGACTACCGGCCGCCCGGGGGCCCGTTGCCGTGGCAGACGCGACCGGGTGTGCTCGGACGCCCGATCGAGGGGGCGCCCCCAAACGTGTGAGCCCTGTCCCAACGGGGTGTTCCGGATACGGCTCCCTGGGACCGTGGAGGTCCACGGGGAAAAGTCGTACAAGGGACGCCTTGGACCGGCAATCCGCTTGTGACGGCAATGCCGTATCAATTCGGGCATTTTCCCAAGTAAGGGAAATCCGGGACGGATGCATCCTTCGCGGACCCCCGCGCCGGACCGCTCGGAAGATGTGCCAGAGTTGCCACGTCCGGGCTGTGAGCACGTACGGTACGGCAACACAGGCGGACAGCCGGGACACCGGGAAGGGGCAGCTGGGTTGACCACGCACGCACCGCAGGCGGCGCAGTCCGTGACACTGCCGGCCTCGCTCGACGAGGCCGTGGCGGCGCTCACCGCCATGCCCGCCGCCGTGCCGGTCGCAGGCGGCACGGATCTGATGGCTGCCGTCAACAAGGGCCGGCTCAGGCCCGCGGGCCTCGTCGGGCTCGGCCGCATCAACGAGATCCGCGGCTGGCAGTACCAGGACGGCCACGCCCTGCTCGGCGCCGGACTCACCCACTCCCGGATGGGCCGGCCCGACTTCGCCGCGCTCATCCCGGCGCTCGCCGCCTCCGCCCGGGCCGCCGGACCCCCGCAGATCCGCAACGCGGGCACCCTCGGCGGCAACATCGCGACCGCCGCTCCCACCGGCGACACGCTGCCGGTGCTGGCCGCCCTGGAGGCGGACCTGGTCATCGCGGGGCAGGGCGGGGCGACCCGCGAGGTCCCCGTCTCCCATCTGCTGGCCGGCCGCGAAATGCTCGGCCCCGCCGAGCTGATCGGCTTCGTGCGGGTTCCGCTCCTGCACGCGCCGCAGGTGTTCCTCAAGGCCACCGGGCGCACCGGCCCCGGCCGGGCCACGGCTTCCGTCGCCGTCGTCCTCGACCCGGCGCGGCGCGGGGTGCGCTGCGCGGTCGGGGCGATCGCCCCGATGCCGCTGCGCCCGCTGGAGGCGGAGCGCTGGATCGCCTCGCTGATCGACTGGGACGGCGAGCGCGGACTCGCCCCCGAGGCGCTGGCCGCGTTCGGCGAGTACGTGGCGGCCG is a window encoding:
- a CDS encoding beta-N-acetylhexosaminidase, whose product is MSERSRFPEPRLELIPAPVRVSASLPGGGTGCVIDAETGFEAHPGTERVAGWLRATVGAATGHPFPPHTGSGNRVLLRVVPWLAEELGSPEAYRFTADGLVVAIDGASEAGVFWGAQTFRQLLGPDAFRRAPVTGRREWEVPAVTIHDAPRFRWRGLMLDVARHFRPKEDVLRMLDLLAAHKLNTFHFHLTDDQGWRIEIRRRPRLTGVGAWRSRTKWGHRASALWDETPHGGYYSQDDIREIVAYAAERHITVVPEIDVPGHSQAAVAAYPELGNTDVVDTTALSVWDSWGVSPNVLAPTETTLRFYEGVFEEVLELFPASVSPFVHIGGDECPRDQWQASPAARARMAELGLAGEDELQSWFVRHFDRWLADRGRRLVGWDEILEGGTAERGLTPGAVVSSWRGYAGGIAAAHAGHDVVMCPEQQVYLDHRQAAGEDEPMPIGYVRTLEDVFRFEPVPPELAGTPGTARVLGAQANVWTEVMQDRSRVDYQVFPRLAAFAEVVWSDLPVPADRDFADFERRMSVHYARLDALGVDYRPPGGPLPWQTRPGVLGRPIEGAPPNV
- a CDS encoding FAD binding domain-containing protein, which translates into the protein MTTHAPQAAQSVTLPASLDEAVAALTAMPAAVPVAGGTDLMAAVNKGRLRPAGLVGLGRINEIRGWQYQDGHALLGAGLTHSRMGRPDFAALIPALAASARAAGPPQIRNAGTLGGNIATAAPTGDTLPVLAALEADLVIAGQGGATREVPVSHLLAGREMLGPAELIGFVRVPLLHAPQVFLKATGRTGPGRATASVAVVLDPARRGVRCAVGAIAPMPLRPLEAERWIASLIDWDGERGLAPEALAAFGEYVAAACIPDQEGDEQLPPAVLHLRRVVAALARRALGRALS